One Microlunatus soli genomic window carries:
- a CDS encoding branched-chain amino acid ABC transporter substrate-binding protein encodes MRKHRLVIAGTTLLALALTTTACGTRSGSGGGGGEGGSGETKTATIGVVAPLTGDLAPLGLGIKNSVDLAVKQANENKTIPGWTLKVRSEDDEGKPDTGRNAATNLSSDDAVVGVVGPLNSSVGQTVQPVLNSAKIVEVSPANTGVSLTKGEDADNPKRAYENYFRTCTTDDVQGPFAARYLYQEAGIKQLATIHDKKAYGQGLVAAFSKEYKKLGGKIVSAQTINPDDSNFGPVISKTKAAKPKAVYYGGEYPEAGPLSQQMKAGGLDVPLMGGDGIYDPSYIEQAGKTSEGDLATSVGAPADTLDSAKAFVDAYNKGGYKEPYGAYGAYSYDAANAIINGLKTSLPKAEDASAAREPTIAAVGKSDFDGATGHVAFDEFGDATTRVLTVYEVQDGKWKPVKTGEFK; translated from the coding sequence GTGCGCAAGCATCGACTTGTCATCGCAGGGACGACTCTGCTGGCCCTCGCTCTGACTACGACCGCCTGCGGCACCCGGTCAGGGTCGGGCGGCGGCGGTGGCGAAGGAGGGTCGGGTGAGACCAAGACCGCGACCATCGGCGTGGTGGCGCCGTTGACCGGCGATCTGGCTCCGCTGGGCCTGGGCATCAAGAATTCGGTCGATCTGGCCGTCAAGCAGGCCAACGAGAACAAGACCATTCCCGGTTGGACGCTGAAGGTCCGTAGTGAGGACGACGAGGGTAAGCCGGACACCGGTCGTAACGCTGCCACCAACCTGAGCAGCGACGACGCCGTCGTCGGCGTCGTCGGGCCGCTGAACTCCTCGGTCGGACAGACCGTCCAGCCGGTGCTGAACAGCGCCAAGATCGTCGAGGTCTCACCGGCCAACACCGGGGTCTCGCTGACCAAGGGCGAGGACGCCGACAACCCGAAGCGGGCTTACGAGAACTACTTCCGGACCTGTACGACCGACGACGTGCAGGGCCCGTTCGCGGCTCGTTACCTCTACCAGGAAGCCGGCATCAAGCAGCTCGCGACGATCCACGACAAGAAGGCTTACGGCCAGGGCCTGGTCGCAGCCTTCAGCAAGGAGTACAAGAAGCTCGGCGGCAAGATCGTCTCTGCGCAGACGATCAACCCCGACGACTCCAACTTCGGCCCGGTGATCAGCAAGACCAAGGCGGCCAAGCCGAAGGCTGTCTACTACGGCGGTGAGTACCCCGAGGCCGGTCCGCTCAGCCAGCAGATGAAGGCCGGTGGCCTCGATGTCCCGCTGATGGGTGGCGACGGCATCTACGATCCGTCCTACATCGAGCAGGCGGGCAAGACCTCCGAAGGTGACCTGGCCACATCGGTCGGCGCTCCGGCCGACACCCTCGACTCGGCGAAGGCCTTCGTCGATGCCTACAACAAGGGCGGCTACAAGGAACCGTACGGTGCCTACGGCGCCTACTCCTACGACGCGGCGAACGCGATCATCAACGGCCTGAAGACCTCGCTGCCCAAGGCCGAGGACGCCAGTGCGGCTCGTGAACCCACCATCGCCGCGGTCGGCAAGAGCGACTTCGACGGTGCGACCGGTCACGTCGCGTTCGACGAGTTCGGTGACGCGACCACCCGAGTGCTGACGGTCTACGAGGTGCAGGACGGGAAGTGGAAGCCGGTCAAGACCGGCGAGTTCAAGTGA
- a CDS encoding ANTAR domain-containing response regulator — protein sequence MVVAEDESLIRLDLVEMLGEEGYDVVGEAGDGEQAVALVTELKPDLVVLDVKMPKMDGISAAEKIAADRIAPVVMLTAFSQRDLIERAREAGAMAYVVKPFGKDDLVPAIEIAIARYQEILAVEAEVADLEERLESRKIVDKAKGLLQVGLGLTEPEAFRWIQKTAMDLRKSMREVAEGVISHGAKPGN from the coding sequence GTGGTCGTTGCCGAGGACGAGTCGCTGATCCGACTCGACCTGGTCGAGATGCTCGGCGAGGAAGGGTACGACGTCGTCGGCGAGGCAGGCGACGGTGAGCAGGCAGTGGCCCTGGTCACCGAACTCAAGCCTGACCTGGTCGTGCTGGACGTCAAGATGCCCAAGATGGACGGCATCTCCGCGGCCGAGAAGATCGCTGCCGATCGGATCGCGCCGGTGGTGATGCTGACCGCGTTCAGCCAGCGAGACCTGATCGAGCGCGCCCGCGAGGCCGGGGCGATGGCCTACGTGGTCAAGCCGTTCGGCAAGGACGACCTGGTGCCGGCGATCGAGATCGCGATCGCCCGCTACCAGGAGATCCTGGCCGTGGAGGCCGAGGTCGCCGACCTGGAGGAACGTCTGGAGTCCCGCAAGATCGTGGACAAGGCCAAGGGGCTGCTGCAGGTCGGGCTGGGGCTGACCGAGCCGGAGGCGTTCCGGTGGATCCAGAAGACCGCGATGGACCTGCGCAAGTCGATGCGCGAGGTGGCCGAAGGCGTCATCTCACACGGTGCCAAGCCCGGCAACTGA
- the thpD gene encoding ectoine hydroxylase yields the protein MSVSTQTDAYPTRTISRPQVIERREPPVWGDAAGGPFGTADLEHFAETGYVLIDQLVDADELSQLRAELSRLSADPKVRADERTIVEAKSQDVRSIFEVHRSSEVFARIANDPRVVNRARQILGSEVYIHQSRVNFKPGFEGKEFSWHSDFETWHAEDGMPTPRAVSISISLTDNYSFNGPLMIMPGSHTRYIGCVGETPEENFRGSLVMQGAGTPDRETLTRFADQYGIDVIEGSAGGAFMFDSNCMHASNGNVTPYSRSNVFIVYNSVENTCVEPFAAPAPRPEFLGARDFTPVG from the coding sequence ATGTCCGTCAGCACGCAGACCGACGCCTACCCGACGCGCACGATCAGCCGGCCGCAGGTGATCGAACGCCGTGAGCCACCGGTCTGGGGTGATGCGGCTGGTGGCCCGTTCGGGACCGCCGACCTGGAACACTTCGCCGAGACCGGCTACGTGCTGATCGACCAGCTGGTCGATGCTGACGAACTGTCGCAGCTGCGGGCCGAGTTGTCCCGGCTGTCGGCCGACCCGAAGGTCCGGGCCGACGAACGCACCATCGTGGAGGCCAAGTCGCAGGACGTCCGGTCGATCTTCGAGGTGCATCGCAGCAGCGAGGTGTTCGCCAGGATCGCCAACGATCCGCGGGTGGTCAATCGGGCCCGACAGATCCTCGGCTCCGAGGTCTACATCCATCAGAGCCGGGTCAACTTCAAGCCGGGATTCGAGGGCAAGGAGTTCTCCTGGCATTCGGACTTCGAGACCTGGCACGCCGAGGACGGGATGCCGACGCCGCGGGCGGTCAGCATCTCGATCTCGCTGACCGACAACTACTCCTTCAACGGACCGTTGATGATCATGCCGGGCTCACACACCCGCTACATCGGCTGCGTCGGTGAGACCCCGGAGGAGAACTTCCGCGGCTCGCTGGTGATGCAGGGCGCCGGTACCCCGGATCGGGAGACCCTGACCCGCTTCGCCGACCAGTACGGGATCGACGTGATCGAGGGGTCGGCCGGCGGCGCGTTCATGTTCGACTCCAACTGCATGCATGCCTCGAACGGCAACGTCACGCCGTACTCGCGGTCGAACGTGTTCATCGTCTACAACAGCGTCGAGAACACCTGTGTCGAGCCATTCGCCGCGCCCGCTCCGCGGCCGGAGTTCCTCGGGGCCCGCGACTTCACCCCGGTCGGTTAG
- a CDS encoding ectoine synthase, giving the protein MKVIHLDELNDTESDVEHGTWRSRRFVLAKDGVGFSFHDTVLYAGTETEMWYANHIECVYVYQGTGKLLNRDTGEEFELKPGTMYLLDKHDRHTVKPETDIHCTCTFNPPVTGREVHDEDGVYPLLTEEPATATA; this is encoded by the coding sequence ATGAAGGTCATCCACCTCGATGAACTGAACGACACCGAGTCCGACGTCGAGCACGGCACCTGGCGGAGCCGCCGGTTCGTGCTGGCCAAGGACGGTGTCGGGTTCTCGTTCCATGACACCGTGCTGTACGCCGGCACCGAGACCGAGATGTGGTACGCCAACCACATCGAGTGCGTCTACGTCTACCAGGGCACCGGCAAGCTGCTGAACCGCGACACCGGCGAAGAGTTCGAGCTCAAGCCCGGGACGATGTACCTGCTGGACAAGCACGATCGACACACGGTCAAGCCGGAGACCGACATCCACTGCACCTGCACCTTCAACCCGCCGGTCACCGGCCGCGAGGTGCACGACGAGGACGGCGTCTACCCCCTCCTCACCGAGGAACCGGCCACCGCAACAGCCTGA
- the ectB gene encoding diaminobutyrate--2-oxoglutarate transaminase translates to MPTKPSQTPLEQQRNRQPAADSDGDADPAKPTPETQIFHDRESQVASYCTEWPAVFDTARGCYQYSEDGTRYLDFFSGAGALNYGHNHPALRKPLLDYLTGEHVTHSLDTFTVAKRNFLEAFDRIVLGPRGLDYKVQFPGPTGTNSVEAALKIARKCTGREQVVSFTNAFHGMTLGSLAVTGNSMKRAGAGTPLYHASPAPYDDYFDGQTADFLWLEKAWEDSGSGLAVPAAVIVETVQGEGGLRAARMNWLRELHALCRRHEVLLIVDDVQAGCGRTGTFFSFEPAGIQPDIVCLSKSISGYGLPMALTLLRPELDQWDPGEHNGTFRGHNPAFVTATAALETFWTDDRLQRNVADRSEQLQDALNHIVESVDGAALRGRGLLTGVAFDDAEVAGKIQAAAFERGLLVETSGPESEAIKIMPALTITEDELAEGIDLLLAATGAVLKIDLSREPSLVG, encoded by the coding sequence ATGCCCACCAAGCCGAGCCAGACGCCGCTCGAACAGCAGCGCAACCGGCAACCGGCCGCCGACAGTGACGGCGACGCCGACCCCGCGAAGCCGACCCCGGAGACGCAGATCTTCCATGATCGCGAGTCCCAGGTGGCCAGCTATTGCACCGAATGGCCGGCGGTCTTCGACACCGCCCGCGGCTGTTATCAGTACAGCGAGGACGGCACCCGCTACCTGGACTTCTTCTCCGGCGCCGGTGCGCTCAACTACGGGCACAACCACCCGGCCCTGCGCAAGCCGTTGCTGGATTACCTGACCGGTGAGCACGTGACCCATTCGCTGGACACCTTCACCGTGGCCAAGCGGAACTTCCTGGAGGCCTTCGACCGGATCGTGCTCGGTCCGCGCGGGCTGGATTACAAGGTCCAGTTCCCCGGGCCGACCGGGACGAACTCGGTCGAGGCAGCGCTCAAGATCGCCCGCAAGTGCACCGGTCGTGAGCAGGTCGTCAGCTTCACCAACGCCTTCCACGGCATGACGCTCGGGTCGCTGGCGGTGACCGGCAACTCGATGAAGCGGGCCGGCGCGGGGACACCCCTCTATCACGCCAGCCCGGCGCCGTACGACGACTACTTCGACGGCCAGACCGCCGACTTCCTGTGGCTGGAGAAGGCCTGGGAGGACAGCGGCTCCGGTCTCGCCGTTCCGGCTGCTGTGATCGTGGAGACGGTCCAGGGCGAAGGCGGTCTGCGGGCCGCTCGGATGAATTGGCTCCGCGAACTGCACGCACTCTGCCGTCGGCACGAGGTGCTGCTGATCGTCGACGACGTGCAGGCAGGCTGTGGCCGTACCGGCACGTTCTTCTCCTTCGAACCGGCCGGAATCCAGCCCGACATCGTCTGCCTGTCCAAGTCGATCAGCGGATACGGGCTGCCGATGGCGCTCACCCTGCTGCGGCCCGAACTGGATCAATGGGATCCGGGCGAACACAACGGCACCTTCCGCGGACACAACCCGGCGTTCGTGACCGCAACCGCTGCGCTGGAGACGTTCTGGACCGACGACCGGTTGCAACGCAATGTCGCCGATCGCTCCGAACAGTTGCAGGACGCGCTGAACCACATCGTCGAGTCGGTGGACGGCGCGGCGCTACGCGGTCGCGGCCTGCTGACCGGCGTCGCCTTCGACGACGCCGAGGTCGCGGGCAAGATCCAGGCCGCCGCCTTCGAACGCGGTCTGTTGGTCGAGACGTCCGGGCCGGAGAGCGAAGCGATCAAGATCATGCCGGCGCTGACGATCACCGAGGACGAGCTGGCCGAGGGCATCGACCTGTTGCTCGCCGCGACCGGCGCCGTACTCAAGATCGATCTGAGCCGCGAACCGTCGCTGGTCGGCTGA
- the ectA gene encoding diaminobutyrate acetyltransferase → MTQDRTATSTLAIDVREPSLDDAGALWQIAGDSRTLDLNPSYAYLLWCRDYAATSVIATVDDDRRPAGFVTGYRRPDEPRTLMVWQVAVDEQHRGRGVAGAMLDQLVDRVEDIDWLETTITDDNAASIALFTSFAERRGSTLSRSDLFQTKHFPDNHDAERLYRIGPLG, encoded by the coding sequence GTGACACAGGACCGAACCGCTACCTCGACCCTCGCGATCGACGTCCGCGAACCGTCGTTGGACGATGCCGGAGCTCTGTGGCAGATCGCCGGGGACTCTCGGACGCTCGACCTGAATCCGTCGTACGCCTATCTGTTGTGGTGCCGCGACTACGCCGCAACCTCGGTGATCGCCACCGTCGATGACGATCGCAGGCCGGCAGGATTCGTCACCGGCTATCGGCGGCCCGACGAACCGCGGACGCTGATGGTCTGGCAGGTCGCCGTCGACGAACAACACCGCGGCCGTGGCGTTGCCGGCGCGATGCTCGACCAATTGGTCGATCGGGTCGAGGACATCGATTGGTTGGAGACCACGATCACCGACGACAATGCCGCCTCGATCGCGCTGTTCACCTCCTTCGCCGAACGGCGGGGGAGCACGCTCAGCCGATCGGATCTGTTCCAGACAAAGCATTTCCCGGACAATCACGACGCCGAGCGGCTGTATCGGATCGGCCCGCTGGGCTGA
- a CDS encoding class I SAM-dependent methyltransferase, whose amino-acid sequence MDASQVPDDSTRDPADGTTVDETENAAHTDSSAASDSGAASDSGAASDSGAGAYAAATGRDLEQSGGGGDQRNYRRYQFDLIAPHCGPELLEVGAGMGDFSAQFTDRKRLIVTDVDPGAVASMAERFADRPEVQSTRLDLAALSPEDADRLVESQGPVDTVLAINVLEHIEDHVTALRSLSRLVRPGGTIVQWVPGYQQLYGDFDRKVGHVRRYTPDTLSAAAREAGLGVSTCKPVNLLGGIAWWAFVGKGGTGSPKPALVKIYDAVVVPVTRVLDKLPIPFGQTIVGVFTRES is encoded by the coding sequence ATGGATGCTTCACAGGTTCCGGATGACAGCACCCGCGATCCGGCCGACGGCACTACCGTCGACGAGACCGAGAACGCCGCCCACACCGACAGCAGTGCTGCTTCCGACAGCGGGGCTGCTTCCGACAGCGGGGCTGCTTCCGACAGCGGGGCGGGCGCCTACGCCGCCGCGACCGGACGCGATCTGGAGCAGAGCGGTGGTGGCGGCGACCAACGCAACTACCGCCGCTACCAGTTCGATCTGATCGCGCCGCACTGCGGCCCCGAACTCCTCGAGGTCGGAGCCGGGATGGGTGACTTCTCCGCCCAGTTCACCGACCGCAAGCGATTGATCGTCACCGACGTCGACCCCGGAGCCGTCGCGTCGATGGCCGAACGCTTCGCCGATCGCCCCGAGGTGCAGTCCACCCGACTGGACCTGGCAGCGCTTTCCCCGGAGGACGCCGACCGACTGGTCGAGAGCCAGGGGCCGGTGGACACCGTGCTGGCCATCAATGTCCTGGAACACATCGAGGATCACGTCACCGCGCTGCGGTCACTGTCCCGGCTGGTGCGCCCCGGCGGCACCATCGTGCAGTGGGTGCCCGGCTACCAGCAGCTGTACGGCGACTTCGATCGCAAGGTCGGTCACGTCCGGCGCTACACCCCCGACACGCTGTCGGCCGCCGCCCGGGAGGCCGGTCTCGGCGTCAGCACCTGCAAGCCGGTGAACCTGCTCGGCGGCATCGCCTGGTGGGCCTTCGTCGGCAAGGGCGGCACCGGCAGCCCGAAGCCGGCCCTGGTCAAGATCTACGACGCCGTCGTCGTCCCGGTGACCCGAGTGCTGGACAAGCTCCCGATCCCGTTCGGCCAGACCATCGTCGGCGTCTTCACCCGCGAGTCCTGA